CCCGTTGGCTCTCAAATAATGCTTTCATTCGTTGTATGGACAATTCACCtttagtgctttcattttctttgctatataaataaaaaaaggagaaccaaagaatattaaaataacacaTAACATATATAAGTGTTTTATACACATATGTAAAACATATTGTTAGTGCAAATCTTTTATTAGATATTTGAATTCTTAGATAAACACACATTTTGGGGGTTTTAAGTAACAaagagacaataaacaaataagctTTAACAACAGCActttcaataaaaaatgtaatacatccttcaaaggaagagaaaaatgttctTTCCACAGTAATGCATGTGTAAATAATTTCAAGTTTCAAATTAGATGATATTTGTTCCTGAAAAATTTAGATTATAAGAACATTTTCTATGTCAAAGTTCTTTTCTCTTACCAATCTAAAATGCTaaacatgggaaaaaaatatttaattattcattgaaagtatttttttcttcaataaccAGCACTAATTATATCTTGACTACATCTTATTTGCTACACAAAGGTatttttgatgcttttttttcctggaatttcttttggcaatttgaaaacaaaaatttgtaGTCACTAACACTACTTATTAAAAGTACATCAAGAGAATGTCCATCTTTCTAAGCGCCCAACACTTACTTTAAATTGTCAAGCTTCATCTGAAGTAAATCTGTGTAATAGGTGTTATCTTCCGGAGCTCCAGAGTTGGCAGAAAGCTTAGACTCCGTACTTTCATATAAGCTCTACAGAATATAAGAATTCTTATTACTTAACATAAATAACAAATTACGTTAATCCAGGTGTCCTTGAATAATACAGGTTTGAATGGCACAGGTCCACTCATATGGGAATTTTTCACAGTagagtactataaatgtattttctcttcttataattttcttaatggtattttactttctctaacttactttaagaatacagtatttaatatgtataacatacaaaatatctgTCAATCACCTGTTCCTGTTATCAGTAAAGCTTTCAGTAAAGAGCAAGCTACTCATTAGGttctggggagtcaaaagttatatagATTTTTGACTGCACAGGGTTGGGCATCCccaacccccatgttgttcaagagtaAACTGATTTAAGATATTCAAACCAAATCTGGCTGCATTATTGAATGGGTTACATGTACCTTAAATTTCTCCAGATTTCTAATTTCACCTAAGAGGTGTTTAATTTCACCATTCTTCTGCTCTAGCATAGCAAGCAACCGTTCCTGCTGCTCAAATTCAGTTTGAGACCCTTTCATTTGCAGCAATGTGGCGATTTgtaactagaagaaaaaaagaaaaattaccacCCAACACCCCACAGAGAACTGAGTGGAGGAAAGGAAGATTCTGATGACTGTATTTTGGTACAATGCACATTCTGTACTATGTAACCTTGAATTCAGTTTGGAAACTAAACTAACTACGTCTTCTTCAATAAtctaataatttgaaaatatttatatcaagAAGTTTAGTTATAGATATAACTCTTGAGTACTTATGAGTAATACATGACAACTGTAACAATTATTTGTACTTCTGTGAAACATAAAATTGAACTAAATGGCTATGATCCAGAAGCATCACTTAACTGGTAAATAAACCTGTCCAAACACTGTAATGCTATACTTTAATCATCATATGCACTGTCATTAAGGTTCCGATGGGGTTTCTCAAAACTTTGATTAACTTCAATAGTATTATGTGGAAGAAATTATTACGCTATTCACATTTATAATGGCGAGATTCCTAAGATTATTGCTAAGTTATGTTAAGTTCATAAACTTTTTCGAATCAAGATGCAGCTCCTAAGATTATTGCTAAGTTATGTTAAGTTCATAAACTTTTTTCGAATCAAGATGCAGCTCCTAAGATTATTGCTAAGTTATGTTAAGTTCATAAACTTTTTCAAATCAAGATGCAGCTCCTAAGATTATTGCTAAGTTATGTTAAGTTCATAAACTTTTTTCGAATCAAGATGCAGTTCCTAAGATTATTGCTAAGTTATGTTAAGTTCATAAACTTTTTTCGAATCAAGATGCAGCTCCTAAGATTATTGCTAAGTTATGTTAAGTTTATAATGGCGAGATTTACAAATGACAAGGATGGAAAACAAAGGTAAGAGACATCGAAGGATACCAAGGGaatcttcaataaaaatataaatacatttatgttttaataacagtAATCAACTTACCTAATTATGAATCCACCAAAACCTGGTGGAGTTACATACCTACTGAAGGGAAATTAACTGGAATCTAAAATTACCATTCCTTTCTGCTTTCAGAAATTTCCAGAGTTCTAAAAATTGCCAATAGTTTAGTTTTGAGTAAAGCAAACAATGATAATACAGTTGCAGTTGTGGTTATGAAGATAGAAAGATGACTTTTAACATTCTTAAGGACCTGCTTTTTGTTCCTGCTTCAGACTGGAGTCTAAGAAGATTCGTATCTACTTGCTTCTAAAGATAACTTGGAATATCATGGGAACATTGGGagattaataatagtaattatactgaaaatatgtaatatgtatgtattactctatacacacacacacacacacacacactgaaagaaagcaaaaagcaaatgtgagaaaatttacaaaaaaatcaTTCCTGGATAGGGGAAATCTTGGTAAACCAGGCAGTACTGTCGAAATCCTTAAAAACTATAGCTGTTTGTTAAATTGGCACTTCCTTATATGCCAAGTACTGTATAGGCATTTTACTGTGCTTTCATTTAATTCCAGGACAATTTAAGAAGCAGGTTCTATCATATCTACTTTATAAACAGGGTGACTGATGATATACTGAAAAGTAAAAATGCTTggacaaggtcacacagctagcaagtgacAGAACTATAATTCAATCCCAGGTTGATCTAATACCAAAGTTTCATTactaatttttcctatttttaaatctcaccaccctgaataAAAGGCAGAAAGCCTTCTAGACTTCTAGTTACCAGTTAGGCATAACAGTCAGGGATCGGGATTCTAAAAGACGGTACAATACTACAATTTTTCCAACTTTTGCATGTTTTTCGGTTACTGCTGTTTGACTAAAATGATaaccaaaaaaaacccttaaaattaAAGGGGCctactgagagttgctggaggggtgaTGGGTGGGGAtcgggtaattgggtgatggggcATTAAGAAGGGCGCTTGaagaaatgagcactgggtgttacatgtaactaatgaatcactgaattctatctctaaaataaataatacaatatatgttaattaaactgaatttaaattaaaaaaatttttttaaattaaatgggcCTATACACTTGTCTTGAAGAACTGCAAGAAAAAGGTATCCAAATCTCACTCTATAATAAGCCTTTGCAGGAGAACTGCAGAATGTGAGAGAACTAGTTTTCAATGAAGTAGGAATCTTAGGCCTGTGCTAAGAAATGCCAGGCCAACAGCTGGAAATGAAAACTTGTGAAATTTTTCTCTGCTACACAAAGATTTGTATATTTCTGGGAAAGAAATTGAgtaaccattaaaaaagaaatcaatcacaaAGCTTTTgagtaaccattaaaaaaatcaattaacagaTGCTAACTGTACTACTAAACACCTACTAAAggattaattttttgaaattgatATAATAGAACTTTTAGTCCatctaaagatatttttttctaaaataatgcaGTTCTAGAAATAATGAAGTACACTCTTTGACGGAAAAGATGCTTTCTTTGATATATCTGTACACATAATGCAGATACAAAATTGGTTTAACAGACCTTCAATGGTGATAACACTATACCTTCATTCTTTGCATCTGTTCTCTGTTAAATGCATTTTGCTTCTTTAGTGACTGATACTTGACTTTCATACTGATAAACTGACGTTCCATTGCTGCCCTTCGATCTTCCACCTAGAAAATATTAACATGCTTCATTACTGTTGTATTCAGTGAAATGCTAATTTAATCAATGGGGTATTTGTTACATACCTCTGCAAACAAAGAGTTGCCCTTACTATTGGGGTCCAAGGCTTGCTGGAGTGCCTGGTCTAATTGCACCTGAAGATCTTGATTTGCTACGCGAGCTTTCTAAATTTGAAAGGAAACAATTTAGCTAATAGAGGTTAGATTAGCAAGAAAACAACTTATTATTATTGGAAAAGATAATGTGACTCTAATCATAGTACCTCTAAAGCATTATAGTAAGAGACTGCTTCTTTCTCTcgctcctctttttcttctttaagtcgGTCTACCTGGCGCATTAAATTAGTACTAAGAAGTTCTAGTTGTTCTTGTCTATATTGTAGTTCATTCACTTCTTCTTTGAGGGCGGTCTATTCAACAGGAATTGAAAAAGAGGAAATTGTCCTGAATAGTCTTTCATTTAACAGCTGCTCAGTTTATCTATCAGAAGTGGCTCACGCccaaaactaaaactaaagaaTTAGTCAGTAGTTGTAAGATgcataataaaagaataaaaattactaaaatttttCAGCAGGGAGCCATATGAAAGGCtatctttcttttctataaatttaagcctttgatttttaaataacctcAGCCTGCAATGAAAAACATCTACATTCATATGCATATCAATTTCCGTGAAACCAATATTTTATATAGGGCTTTTATGACACAAACTAGGATCAAAGTTAATGACTCTAAGTTCTTCCAAAGGTTTCATTAATCTAAAGGTAATCTGCTTTACATAACCATATAATCTAAAGCTTTaccatgaatgaataaaagttaCCTAAAAACTCTACAAAGTACTTTTTAATTAGTAGCATCAAagttaagataaaaaatatttctgccctggggcacctgggtggctcagtaggttaaagactctgcctttggctcaggtcatgatcccagggtcctgggagcccgcatcctgcttccccccctccacctccctctctgcctacttgtgatctctgtctgacttgtgatctttatttgtgaaataaataaataaaatcttatttcagCCTTAAAATTACCTAAGGATtataagaaaaacatgtaaaaaaatacacaaggaaaaaaagaaaaaaaaaataaaaacaaccaaagAACATACATGCCATAAAAATTACCTTCATACTTTCCATTTCAGTCAGTTCAATTTGAAGAGCTAGCATCTCTGAAGACATGCTTTCATGTACACGCTCAGATATTATTCGCATTTCCTCTGATTTACATGAAAGGAGTTCTTTCTGATGATCTACTTTGTGCTTCAATTGCTTTTCACTAAGCCTAGCTTCATCTAAttcagctttcagtttttctaactaaagtaaaaaagaaaaattcacaatcttaaaaaatcaaaaggtaaTTGAAGGTCATCAGAATATACAGTTGCAGTATAAATTACTCTGGTAACTGCAGAATAACTATTTTATAAGACAGTCAAGATGAACAAACTAATTACATTTTCATACAGTTCTCTCttggaaaactaaaaatatatagtttaaagGGAACAAACTTACAGCAGAAGGATGAAGTTTTAAGGTCAAGCCTAGATTTAGCCTGCTTCATTCCTCTTAGGTAAAAACTGTTAATGATTGTACAATTACTGGGTTATTGTGTGGCTCTCAACTGAGATGGAGGGTGGGGGTAAAACATTCAGCACCACACCTAGCATTCATTAAACAATTTCTGTTatctataaaaaacttctgcTTGATATCCAGGGTTATAATTATCACCTATACAGAATTATCTTCAATTAGGTATCAATGTTCTATATCCTAATATCtgctttctatttaaaaaataagagtctCTTGacttgttttcccttttctattttcacgaggtgaaaaaaaaagttttcagctGAACAATCTATGTTGATATGTGGCTATTCTTCTGAAAAACATCACTGGCTAACCTAAATTTACTGCATGATGAGACTATTAAGTCTTCCTATTTGGCCAAGGCTAAGCATCTTAAAACAGTGATATGCACTGACCTATAAACATACAAATAGTCCCTACAAGTAATCAAAGTATGTCTGGACTCTTGGTCACTTTGGCTTCAATGTGAAGAGTGAATAGTATAAAGAGCAATGATGGAAGCAGCCTACCTGGATAGAGGTCTAAAATAGTCTAGGGGAGAGAGGATGGTAATCTGGACTAGAATGATAGCAGCAAAGATGGATCCTTTGTAGATCAAATTCTTAAAACCAGCTGATGGAGTAATTGTGAGAAATAagcaaggggcatctgggtgactcagtcagttaagcatctgacttcagcacaggtcatgatcccaggatcccagggactgagccccaggtcagactccctgctcagtgggagagtctgcttctccccttccctctgcccctaaacCCTGCTTGTACTCATCTtttgctcgctcactctctctctctcgaaagaAAGTAAGTAAGTTAAAGATATCAACTATAACTCTAAAATTTTGGAAGAAGTGATTTGAGAACATCCGtaagactgaaaatattttttggctAATTTAGTCTTTGCTCTGCCAAAAAGCCATTCTTATATAAGTGGCCTTGCTTCAGATTGTGACTATTTCCTAAATTACTCTTTTTCTGTTTAAGTAATGAAAGCCACtgctaaaatgaaaatataatgacAGGGGCGGGGGAAAGTTATCATTATCAGTCATTGGTGTCTCAACTCAGATTAGTTCCAGACAAGGTGGATTACTGTTTGCCAGTACAAATGTAAGATGATTCTAAGTATTACATGAAAGTGCATTTTGATAGCTATGTTCATCTGActacaatttagaaaaaaaaatacaaccaactcaaatatataatttcattgaTCTCattacttaaaatgaataaacatttaaaaggagagtcaatttaaagaaattaattaacaGTATAGGTGGTACAgatatggaaaaattttaaaagatgctacACAAAACATAGAAAATTAGGAAGCAAGCCAAAAGTCGGGTAAGGTTTTGTAGAGAAGAGTTTGGAAAGTATGGACTCTATACAAAGAAGAGCATAATAAAAGTTCCAGATTCCTTTAAAGTAACCTGAAGGAACTGGAGGTAACCAAAAAAGAATGGACAACTTGTTTTTAATGTGTGAAATGAAGCCAGTGTAACATGTCATTAGTCTAAGTATAGTGACattggctttggaatcagacagcTTTAGTCCAAATCTTGACTGATTTCTGCAATTTTTGTCCAATTTGTTTAATCTGTTTACACACTGGTTTTCTCACCTATTATCCACAGACAATAATGGTACCTTCCTTACTGAATTCTAAGAGGCAGATCATATGTCATTAGCTTATCTTCAATAACCAAGCAAGAAAGTTTGATTATTCTAATGTTCATTAACTTACAATAAACTGTTGGTTTCTTTCGTAAGATTACAAAAGATTACTTCTTTCAGTGAAAGCTGGGGGACAGGTCTTTCTGAAAGGGAATTGTTATACTATGCACTACAAGCAAGAAGGTCATGCTTTTCACTAAACTAAAATTCCATAACAAATATCCAGTTACTGAAATTAAATAATTGTATTTAATTAGTAGAATGTTATTATTACAATTCCCTTGGGCAAACTCTTGTTTCTCATTGTTCCCACTCGCAATATTCTAATGATGGCACAGATGGCATTAAGAAAATCTTCATCACCTAAAATTTACATATTCCTAACTCCTtaagcatgaaacatttttgttttgatataCGTAGATATTCAAACCTTGTTTTTTAGTTCATTTACTTCTTGTCCATGGCTTCTGCTCAGTTGTTCTTTCAGTTGCTCCaggtgtgttttttgttgttgtttaatagcTTCACATTCAGAGCTCAAACTTTCTAACATTCGACTCTTAAGCTCAACTTCTCTCTGAAGAgtatatttttcttgttcataATTCTGAAAACAGATTCAATTATAATTcgattacataaaaataacttaaagCCATCACATATAAACAGTTCTCACCTTCAACTGTTTCATTCTTATTTCACGTATTTGCTGCTTTCTAAGTAAAAACCACAGGTTAGACCTGAAGTAACTCTGTAGCTAATCAGTCTTAAGAAAAGCCCAGAGGGTTTTAATCCATGCTACTGATGTGGTAATTATTTTTATGCCATGTCAAGGAAGTAAGGTGTTCCGTGGCACATCAACATGTCAAGTAATCTTTGctagtgaaaaaaacaaaaacaaaaaacacttaatAGCATTTCAGTTTTCCCAGTGAGAATTATTTGGTTTGATAATGATATTTATGgctctgaaaataaaatagtggaCAAGGCACAAAGTGAAATACTAAATTATCCCTTACTTCCAGAACGTAGTCATTTGAGAAATGTTTACAAATGACTACTCAGATGAATACAGTGTTGAGACAAAAGGAAGATTTAAGAaggcttttgcttttgcttttggtagGGACaaacagggaggaggagcagagagagagggagaagcagactccctgctaaacaaggagcccgacatgtgactcaatcccaggaccctgagatcacgacctgagtccaAGGaagtcacttaatcaactgaaccacccaggtgcccctttgacaGGGaagtttaaagattaaaaaaagcattatttcaaaaatcatttaactagtttttaaaagtaagataacaacaacaaaaaaaaactagattAAATAAGAGGGAAAACCAagaaatgcagtttttttttttactgtacttAAATTTTGAGATCAAAGTTTAAACatattattgagcatttactacatAAAATAGattcattctttcaataaatgtgtaccagattttatatatataaaagtgaaCAAGAGAGACAAAATTCCCtctctcatggagcttataatCCAGAGTTAATTAGGTGAATCAGTGAATGATAGCAAATTTACAGAACactcagggaaggcctctcagcTGAAGTGATATTTAACAGACACCTAAAGGTTGAGGACTCAATCCAAGACAGTAAGGGGATGGGCAATGCAGATGAAGGCAATATAGCTAAGCACAAGGGAAAGTAGTTTAAAATAAGGTCAAAAGGTTGGCATGGGTCAGATCACATAGGAATCCGCAAACCCAAGTAAGGGGTTTGAATATTGTTAATACAATCATAAGCCATAGTTGTATTTTTAGCAGGACTATTACAggatctttcatttcttttactttttctttttctttttttttaagattttatttatttatttgacagacagagatcacaagcaggcagagaggaaggcaaggaggcttcccactgagcagagagcccgatgaagggcttgatcccaggaccttgggatcatgaaggcagaggcttctgaaccgaaggcagaggctttaacccactgagccacccaggcacctctttcatttatttttca
This genomic interval from Neovison vison isolate M4711 chromosome 1, ASM_NN_V1, whole genome shotgun sequence contains the following:
- the SPDL1 gene encoding protein Spindly isoform X1, translated to MEADIIADLRCKLKEVEEERLKAAQYGLQLVESQNELQNQLDKCRNEMMTMTENYEQEKYTLQREVELKSRMLESLSSECEAIKQQQKTHLEQLKEQLSRSHGQEVNELKNKLEKLKAELDEARLSEKQLKHKVDHQKELLSCKSEEMRIISERVHESMSSEMLALQIELTEMESMKTALKEEVNELQYRQEQLELLSTNLMRQVDRLKEEKEEREKEAVSYYNALEKARVANQDLQVQLDQALQQALDPNSKGNSLFAEVEDRRAAMERQFISMKVKYQSLKKQNAFNREQMQRMKLQIATLLQMKGSQTEFEQQERLLAMLEQKNGEIKHLLGEIRNLEKFKSLYESTESKLSANSGAPEDNTYYTDLLQMKLDNLNKENESTKGELSIQRMKALFESQRALDIERKLFANERCLQVSQSENMKLRAKLDELKLKYEPEEKIEVPAPKKRREVLPVDIITPNNVYTKSAVGEEVYKLPPQKEEAQCCPSISEVNLQLEKTVSINTPGISLSPHKSLPMDIQPKKEKKCVKLIGVSADSEALSERSGNTPNSPRSVSSFLQGNQQASPSLLCRCMNCAIYVFIYFLSIACSIIPQFHLPTFNFSKTLRKTKMITKGKDS
- the SPDL1 gene encoding protein Spindly isoform X2 is translated as MEADIIADLRCKLKEVEEERLKAAQYGLQLVESQNELQNQLDKCRNEMMTMTENYEQEKYTLQREVELKSRMLESLSSECEAIKQQQKTHLEQLKEQLSRSHGQEVNELKNKLEKLKAELDEARLSEKQLKHKVDHQKELLSCKSEEMRIISERVHESMSSEMLALQIELTEMESMKTALKEEVNELQYRQEQLELLSTNLMRQVDRLKEEKEEREKEAVSYYNALEKARVANQDLQVQLDQALQQALDPNSKGNSLFAEVEDRRAAMERQFISMKVKYQSLKKQNAFNREQMQRMKLQIATLLQMKGSQTEFEQQERLLAMLEQKNGEIKHLLGEIRNLEKFKSLYESTESKLSANSGAPEDNTYYTDLLQMKLDNLNKENESTKGELSIQRMKALFESQRALDIERKLFANERCLQVSQSENMKLRAKLDELKLKYEPEEKIEVPAPKKRREVLPVDIITPNNVYTKSAVGEEVYKLPPQKEEAQCCPSISEVNLQLEKTVSINTPGISLSPHKSLPMDIQPKKEKKCVKLIGVSADSEALSERSGNTPNSPRLAAESRLQTEVKEGKETASKLEKETCKKSHPILYVSSKSTPETQCPQQ